Proteins from a genomic interval of Cucumis melo cultivar AY chromosome 7, USDA_Cmelo_AY_1.0, whole genome shotgun sequence:
- the LOC103494572 gene encoding BAG family molecular chaperone regulator 6-like, which translates to MERPHPFFTNHWKFFEPSNRYVPRVAEIPVYRRTVPVAPKVVPVPVRFVESENIRVDSATKIQKVFRGFLVRKSLKKVVAIEREVNEIERRFANEETVDLIRKDDKERIRFGEILMNLLFRLDSVKGVDSGIRSFRKAVIKKAIALQEKIDSIAAANEATNVIDETLEPVTAECGSEGVDPSSEGTLNLKIIIPEHEDDNSTAGNGNCESADDCDGENADGVEASKPGAIPEESKACSLESNVDPEVPQESEQGKNSPENDDTDLEAAMSEAESQTDSSNDDGVAECGAVDEREGGANEEDDSRIKGREEDGKSRELLERMMMDNKRMMEMMAQLFEKNEKQSQLLCSLSHRVERLEKTLLCEMLRKKKRNSTDCSEKSPKTKKSVLEIQNGFFSI; encoded by the exons ATGGAGCGTCCCCATCCCTTCTTCACAAATCACTggaaattctttgaaccttcgaATCGTTATGTGCCGAGGGTGGCGGAAATTCCGGTATATCGACGTACGGTGCCGGTGGCTCCGAAGGTGGTTCCAGTTCCTGTCCGTTTTGTCGAATCCGAGAATATCAGAGTTGATTCGGCCACCAAAATCCAGAAGGTGTTCAGAGGTTTTCTGGTGCGGAAGAGCTTGAAGAAAGTTGTGGCGATTGAGAGAGAAGTGAATGAGATAGAGAGGAGGTTTGCGAATGAAGAGACGGTCGATTTGATTCGGAAGGATGATAAGGAGAGAATTAGGTTTGGCGAGATATTGATGAATTTGTTGTTTAGGTTGGATTCGGTGAAAGGCGTGGATTCTGGAATTAGGAGTTTCAGGAAAGCGGTGATCAAGAAGGCTATTGCATTACAGGAGAAGATCGACTCAATTGCAGCCGCGAATGAAGCTACTAATGTGATTGATGAGACTCTCGAACCCGTGACTGCTGAATGTGGTTCTGAAGGTGTTGATCCGAGTTCGGAAGGAACTCTGAATCTCAAGATTATAATTCCAGAGCATGAGGATGATAATTCTACTGCTGGTAACGGTAATTGCGAATCTGCTGATGATTGTGATGGTGAGAATGCCGATGGAGTAGAAGCGTCAAAACCTGGAGCAATTCCTGAGGAATCTAAAGCTTGTTCCTTGGAATCGAATGTTGATCCGGAAGTTCCTCAAGAATCAGAGCAAGGGAAGAACTCCCCAGAGAACGATGACACGGATCTTGAAGCGGCAATGAGTGAAGCTGAGAGTCAGACGGATTCATCAAACGACGATGGGGTTGCAGAATGTGGAGCTGTAGATGAAAGAGAGGGTGGTGCAAATGAAGAGGATGATAGCAGAATCAAAGGAAGAGAGGAGGATGGGAAGAGTAGAGAGCTTCTTGAAAGGATGATGATGGACAACAAAAGAATGATGGAGATGATGGCGCAGCTgtttgaaaagaatgaaaagcAGTCACAATTGCTATGCTCACTGTCTCATAGGGTTGAGAGGTTAGAAAAGACACTTTTGTGTGAGATGCTGcgaaagaagaagaggaatagTACAGATTGCTCTGAAAAATCCCCCAAAACAAAGAAAAGTG TTCTGGAAATACAAAATGGCTTCTTCAGCATatag